A window of Methanomicrobiales archaeon contains these coding sequences:
- a CDS encoding toast rack family protein translates to MPPGRRPPVGADSVRTRIQIGAGELTVRSGAAALLNATFTFGDPAWRPLVDYRRNDSAGELTIRQPRAVPNLNGGRENAWILELNPDVPMALDAELGGGTAELYLGDLNLTDLRARMGAGTALVDLTGDRKRDLNASLRGGVGTLTVRIPRDTGTRVTAEGILGTVSAPGLNVNGSTYTNDAYGQTPATLNITVQSGVGTITLEVGA, encoded by the coding sequence ATGCCTCCGGGGCGGCGCCCCCCAGTCGGGGCGGATTCGGTCCGCACCCGCATCCAGATAGGGGCGGGCGAACTGACCGTGCGGAGCGGTGCCGCCGCACTCCTGAACGCCACGTTCACCTTCGGCGATCCCGCCTGGCGGCCGCTCGTGGACTACCGGCGCAACGACAGCGCGGGGGAGCTGACGATCCGGCAACCGAGAGCGGTTCCGAATCTCAACGGCGGACGCGAGAACGCCTGGATCCTGGAGCTGAATCCCGACGTTCCGATGGCGCTGGACGCGGAGCTGGGGGGCGGCACCGCGGAGCTCTACCTGGGAGACCTGAACCTGACGGACCTTCGCGCCCGGATGGGGGCGGGGACCGCGCTCGTAGACCTGACGGGCGACCGAAAGCGGGACCTCAATGCCAGCCTCCGCGGGGGCGTGGGCACCCTGACGGTGCGGATTCCCCGCGACACGGGCACGCGGGTGACTGCTGAAGGCATCCTCGGCACCGTCAGCGCGCCCGGGCTGAACGTGAACGGCAGCACCTACACCAACGATGCCTATGGCCAGACCCCGGCGACGCTGAATATCACGGTCCAGTCGGGCGTCGGCACGATCACCCTGGAGGTGGGTGCGTGA
- a CDS encoding ion channel gives MQRGLQIVQAWLDRMREHRFLILLISLLLLLGAWPLATIVPAYDAAMALCFSFVILSGLFAMKCERMLLLLAVLLGVSAIITRWNVTLAPDLLAPAAGALFPILFLAFFIVFLLRAVVLTDRITRDTIAGALSIYLLFGIVWALTYQLLDQLHPGSFYFNPDIPHEGVLTRMDYLYFSFVTLATLGYGDIAPITPVTQSFAYSEAVTGVIYIAVLIARLVGALRIKDEGKG, from the coding sequence ATGCAGCGGGGCCTCCAGATAGTACAGGCATGGCTCGACCGGATGCGCGAGCATCGGTTCCTGATTCTCCTCATCTCCCTGCTGCTGCTGCTCGGTGCATGGCCCCTGGCGACGATCGTCCCAGCCTACGATGCGGCGATGGCTCTCTGCTTCTCCTTCGTGATCCTCTCCGGTCTCTTTGCCATGAAGTGCGAGCGAATGCTCCTCCTCCTGGCTGTCCTGCTCGGGGTTTCGGCGATCATCACGCGCTGGAACGTGACCCTCGCCCCGGATCTGCTCGCTCCTGCCGCCGGAGCACTCTTCCCGATCCTCTTCCTGGCATTTTTCATCGTATTCCTGCTGAGGGCCGTTGTCCTCACGGACCGGATCACGCGGGATACCATCGCGGGCGCCCTGAGCATCTACCTGCTCTTCGGGATCGTCTGGGCCCTGACGTACCAGCTCCTCGACCAGCTGCACCCGGGCTCGTTCTATTTCAACCCCGATATACCGCATGAGGGCGTCCTCACCCGGATGGACTACCTCTACTTCAGCTTCGTCACGCTCGCCACCCTGGGATATGGGGACATCGCCCCCATTACTCCCGTAACACAATCGTTTGCATACTCCGAGGCGGTAACGGGCGTGATCTATATCGCGGTGCTCATCGCGCGGCTTGTGGGCGCCCTTCGGATAAAGGATGAGGGGAAGGGGTGA
- a CDS encoding chloride channel protein — protein sequence MTESSSEDLPMASQPGEAPRSGTLTMLWQVVFAALIAIAFTAAFLILYSILNTLVWGDSDFTGADRWMIPAGVLVFSLLVGLSQRYLQAPSVIHGGFVESMKGKGEKIDYRTFPGALLSALFSLLSGASVGPEGAIAVLVGDISCYLREKLKVGVDSAEAALEFDVAALASAFNGIVGNVLFTGVFATEFQVGGRNALRFLTWNLLAGAVGFLFYIRLGLPSFAQSIPFPPIAELRPEYILYAIALGILGGLLAIFTGISMLGAERLMERAFRDRVVLRILVAGGITAAVGYFIPNLLFSGEGQIHDIIADPARIGAAMLVLMAVLKILLLALAFKSGYLGGPLFPILFSSTMLGLALSLVFPGVPIAIFVLCIEVAAVALALGAPLTAILLVAVVGTANQNMSVLLVVSAVTAMLLAAEFKRMTKGSAAAGQER from the coding sequence ATGACAGAATCCAGTAGCGAGGACCTGCCGATGGCATCCCAGCCGGGCGAGGCTCCGCGCAGCGGAACGCTCACGATGCTGTGGCAGGTCGTATTCGCCGCACTCATCGCCATCGCCTTCACGGCTGCTTTCCTGATCCTGTACTCGATCCTGAACACCCTCGTCTGGGGCGACAGCGACTTCACGGGTGCCGACCGCTGGATGATCCCGGCGGGAGTCCTGGTCTTCTCGCTGCTCGTTGGCCTCAGCCAGAGATACCTGCAGGCCCCCAGCGTCATCCATGGCGGATTCGTGGAATCGATGAAGGGGAAAGGGGAAAAGATCGATTACAGGACGTTCCCGGGCGCACTGCTCTCGGCCCTGTTCTCCCTCCTCTCCGGGGCGAGTGTCGGGCCGGAGGGGGCGATCGCCGTCCTCGTCGGGGATATCTCGTGCTATCTGCGGGAGAAACTGAAAGTTGGAGTCGACTCGGCAGAAGCCGCGCTCGAGTTCGACGTAGCCGCCCTGGCCTCGGCGTTCAACGGGATCGTCGGCAACGTGCTGTTCACCGGGGTGTTTGCCACCGAGTTCCAGGTGGGGGGCAGGAACGCCCTGCGGTTCCTCACCTGGAACCTGCTCGCGGGCGCCGTCGGGTTCCTGTTCTATATACGCCTGGGGCTTCCCTCCTTCGCGCAGAGCATCCCGTTCCCGCCAATCGCCGAACTGCGGCCCGAGTACATCCTGTATGCGATCGCTCTCGGGATTCTCGGGGGGCTGCTGGCGATCTTCACGGGGATCTCCATGCTGGGGGCGGAGCGGCTCATGGAGCGTGCATTCCGGGACAGGGTCGTCCTGCGCATCCTGGTGGCAGGCGGGATCACGGCAGCCGTCGGCTACTTCATCCCGAACCTGCTGTTCTCGGGAGAGGGGCAGATCCACGATATCATCGCCGATCCGGCCCGGATCGGGGCTGCCATGCTGGTGCTGATGGCGGTTCTCAAGATCCTGCTCCTCGCGCTGGCGTTCAAGAGCGGATACCTCGGCGGCCCCCTGTTTCCCATCCTGTTCTCTTCCACCATGCTCGGGCTCGCTCTGAGCCTTGTCTTCCCCGGGGTGCCGATCGCCATCTTCGTGCTGTGCATCGAGGTGGCCGCCGTCGCCCTGGCACTGGGAGCGCCCTTGACCGCCATTCTCCTGGTAGCGGTCGTCGGGACGGCCAACCAGAACATGAGTGTCCTCCTGGTGGTATCGGCCGTCACCGCAATGCTCCTGGCAGCGGAGTTCAAGAGGATGACGAAGGGCTCCGCCGCTGCAGGGCAGGAGAGGTGA
- a CDS encoding PQQ-dependent sugar dehydrogenase, with the protein MQNPRALARGAIALEPLAEGFVSPVALADPGDGRLFIVDQTGKVFVIDPDRPQNRELFLDITDRVVRLNPRYDERGLLGLAFHPRFDRNGRFFVFYTAPLRAGAPPGWNCTSRLAEYRISDDPDRADPASERILMAIDKPQANHNGGHICFGPDGYLYIPLGDGGGANDRGAGHNPEIGNGQDTRTPLGKILRIDVDREEGGRAYGIPPDNPFVQGGGLPEIFAYGLRNPYHIAFDAGGDHALFAGDVGQNRWEEVDIIVRGGNYGWNLREGMHCFNPRDGARCYLGDAGEGLIDPILEYPNLSNGIGGIGSAVIGGYVYRGSAIPFLRGLYVFGDYTASRAGGAGRIFVGIPPAREGGRWTMDALEVGGRAALGEYVLAFGQDADRELYLLSSEGGSPSGGGGRVYRLVPPEGRAPPS; encoded by the coding sequence ATGCAGAATCCGAGGGCCCTGGCCCGGGGGGCGATCGCTCTCGAGCCGCTGGCGGAGGGGTTCGTGAGCCCGGTAGCCCTGGCAGATCCGGGGGACGGGCGGCTATTTATCGTTGACCAGACCGGCAAAGTCTTCGTGATCGATCCCGACCGCCCGCAGAACCGGGAACTGTTCCTGGATATAACGGATCGCGTGGTCCGCCTCAACCCGCGCTACGACGAACGGGGTCTGCTGGGGCTCGCCTTCCACCCGCGGTTCGACCGGAACGGCCGCTTCTTCGTCTTCTACACCGCGCCCCTCCGGGCGGGGGCGCCGCCCGGCTGGAACTGCACCAGCCGCCTGGCGGAGTACCGGATCTCGGACGATCCCGACCGGGCGGACCCCGCGTCCGAACGGATCCTGATGGCGATCGACAAGCCCCAGGCGAACCACAACGGCGGGCACATCTGCTTCGGTCCGGACGGCTATCTCTACATCCCCCTGGGGGACGGCGGCGGCGCCAACGACCGCGGCGCGGGCCACAACCCGGAGATCGGGAACGGGCAGGACACCCGAACGCCGCTCGGCAAGATCCTCCGCATCGATGTCGACCGCGAGGAGGGCGGGAGAGCCTACGGCATTCCGCCCGACAATCCGTTCGTGCAGGGAGGGGGGCTGCCCGAGATCTTCGCCTACGGGCTGCGGAACCCCTACCACATCGCCTTCGACGCCGGCGGGGACCACGCGCTCTTCGCCGGCGACGTCGGCCAGAACCGCTGGGAGGAGGTGGATATCATCGTGCGGGGCGGCAACTACGGCTGGAACCTCCGGGAGGGGATGCACTGCTTCAACCCGCGCGACGGCGCCCGCTGCTACCTGGGAGATGCCGGGGAGGGCCTCATCGACCCGATCCTGGAGTACCCCAACCTCTCCAACGGCATAGGCGGGATCGGGAGCGCCGTCATCGGCGGATACGTCTACCGCGGATCCGCGATCCCGTTCCTGCGGGGGCTGTACGTCTTCGGGGACTACACGGCGTCCCGTGCGGGCGGGGCCGGCAGGATCTTCGTCGGCATTCCGCCGGCGCGGGAGGGGGGCCGATGGACGATGGATGCGCTGGAGGTCGGCGGGAGGGCTGCTCTGGGCGAGTACGTCCTTGCCTTCGGGCAGGATGCCGACCGAGAGCTATACCTGCTCTCCTCGGAGGGCGGGAGTCCGAGCGGAGGCGGCGGGCGGGTCTACCGGCTCGTCCCCCCGGAGGGCAGGGCTCCTCCCTCCTAA
- the fdhD gene encoding formate dehydrogenase accessory sulfurtransferase FdhD produces the protein MARYSCLQADGGAWRRGSHALVEEATLSLILNGRTILAAAVSPHDPEAFVVGFLFTEEIVRGLDEIESIKRDGNVVSVLTKNPFRGGGGKKIVLSGCGGTTSHLDTKRLPKLTSPLTVPLPRIVEAMDQLLASRAEPVPGGIHTAALAGREGPLLAASDIGLHNALDRAIGLALQAKRDLSRTFALSSDRISSEMVRKCLVANIPLIASRGTPTSLAVDLAERTGLCAVGFVEGGRLNVYTHAERVEGAPSAI, from the coding sequence ATGGCCCGGTACTCCTGCCTCCAGGCGGACGGCGGCGCATGGCGGCGGGGTTCCCATGCGCTCGTCGAGGAGGCGACCCTCTCCCTCATCCTGAACGGGCGGACCATCCTGGCGGCCGCGGTGAGCCCGCACGACCCCGAGGCGTTCGTCGTCGGGTTCCTCTTCACCGAGGAGATCGTGCGGGGGCTGGACGAGATCGAGTCGATCAAGCGGGACGGGAACGTGGTCAGCGTGCTCACGAAGAACCCGTTCCGGGGCGGTGGAGGGAAGAAGATCGTCCTCTCGGGCTGCGGGGGCACCACGTCCCACCTGGACACGAAACGGCTGCCGAAACTCACCTCCCCGCTCACGGTGCCGCTCCCGCGGATCGTGGAGGCGATGGATCAGCTCCTGGCCTCGCGTGCGGAACCGGTGCCCGGCGGCATCCACACAGCCGCCCTGGCGGGGAGGGAGGGGCCGCTGCTGGCGGCATCCGACATCGGGCTCCACAACGCCCTCGACCGGGCGATCGGCCTGGCCCTGCAGGCGAAACGGGATCTCTCCCGCACGTTCGCCCTCTCCTCCGACCGCATCTCCTCGGAGATGGTGCGGAAGTGCCTGGTGGCGAACATTCCCCTCATCGCGTCCCGCGGGACCCCGACGAGCCTCGCCGTCGACCTGGCGGAGCGGACGGGGCTCTGCGCCGTCGGGTTCGTGGAGGGCGGGCGGCTGAACGTCTACACCCACGCGGAACGAGTGGAAGGCGCTCCGTCGGCCATCTGA
- a CDS encoding aminotransferase class V-fold PLP-dependent enzyme: MREPPLKKILYWCERCDLPLIGRTCACGGAVKEIPLVQPYDVRPALAADMALLRELLEERFGCSPLPAIVLLNKGGGIDRNDLVIVHGERFGWLSFDPITRRFEFAVAPGALPYLVGCATRGIVDLDRAMAGSAGKARIGGKRIPVQTDEGEGTVVVRYRGRFGTGVLKDGHIRVKEVRPVQPKTGPSPSWQDAVRANAYHLKNLERSAIRTIRQHMHDRPCANVSFSGGKDSTAVLLLARKAGVEQAFFIDTGIEFPETVEYVKRQGVPIIEKGGDFWTAVEKAGPPGKDHRWCCKLLKLHPLKRYLATAGPCVTIQGNRWYESWNRAALEVVSQNPNNPLQVNISPIRNWRALEVYLYLWWVGAEINPLYERGLERIGCYVCPAMLESEYEELKRLHPEVAARWEEFLGRWTAERGLPEEYRTWGLWRWKELPPKMQKVCRARGIDLAERPREKAAAVAEPPPTAPKGNLDAIRSDFPLLADLVYLDSAATSLSPEPVLAALIEYEHRYRANVGRGVHRLARIATQRYWHAHEKVARFIRGEKGTTVFVKNTTEAIQTVARGLPWQRGDRVVATILEHHSNLLPWMDLRRQGVDLEVVGITPDYALDLAALDAAITEGTRLVAVSHASNVLGTLTPVAEIARICRERGALLLVDGAQTVPHRPIDVQEIGCDFFCFSGHKMCGPTGTGVLWMREAVLAPLMVGGGSVESVTLESYTLAEGYQRYEGGTPNIGGGIALGAAVDYLQGIGMERIRVHDDRLTERLIAGLSRLPRVRVYVPTDPRLRTPLVSFTVEGLEPHEVAHILDEEADIMVRSGHHCNMPLMQHLGLASGTVRASLALYNTEADVDLLLATLDAVVRGL, encoded by the coding sequence ATGCGAGAGCCGCCTCTCAAGAAGATCCTCTACTGGTGCGAGCGCTGCGACCTGCCGCTCATCGGGAGGACCTGCGCCTGCGGCGGGGCCGTGAAGGAGATCCCGCTCGTGCAGCCCTACGACGTACGCCCGGCGCTCGCGGCGGACATGGCCCTGCTGCGGGAGCTGCTCGAGGAGCGGTTCGGGTGCAGCCCGCTCCCCGCGATCGTGCTCCTGAACAAGGGCGGCGGCATCGATCGCAACGACCTGGTGATCGTCCACGGGGAGAGGTTCGGCTGGCTCTCCTTCGACCCGATCACGCGCCGCTTCGAGTTCGCAGTCGCGCCCGGCGCCCTCCCCTACCTGGTCGGATGCGCGACGCGTGGCATCGTCGACCTCGACCGGGCGATGGCGGGCTCTGCGGGGAAGGCGCGGATCGGGGGGAAGCGGATCCCCGTGCAGACGGACGAGGGGGAGGGGACGGTGGTGGTGCGCTACCGCGGGCGGTTCGGGACCGGTGTGTTAAAAGACGGGCATATCCGCGTGAAAGAGGTCCGCCCCGTCCAGCCGAAGACGGGCCCGAGCCCCTCCTGGCAGGATGCCGTGCGGGCGAACGCCTACCACCTGAAGAACCTGGAGCGGAGCGCGATCCGCACCATCCGCCAGCACATGCACGACCGCCCCTGCGCGAACGTCTCCTTCTCGGGCGGCAAGGACAGCACCGCGGTGCTGCTCCTGGCCCGCAAGGCTGGTGTCGAGCAGGCGTTCTTCATCGACACGGGGATCGAGTTCCCCGAGACGGTCGAGTACGTGAAACGGCAGGGGGTCCCGATCATCGAGAAGGGCGGGGACTTCTGGACCGCCGTCGAGAAGGCGGGGCCTCCGGGGAAGGACCACCGCTGGTGCTGCAAGCTCCTCAAGCTGCACCCCCTGAAGCGCTACCTGGCGACCGCGGGCCCCTGCGTGACGATCCAGGGCAACCGATGGTACGAGTCCTGGAACCGGGCGGCGCTCGAGGTCGTCAGCCAGAACCCGAACAACCCCCTGCAGGTGAACATCTCCCCCATCCGCAACTGGCGGGCGCTCGAGGTCTACCTCTACCTCTGGTGGGTGGGCGCCGAGATCAACCCCCTCTACGAGCGGGGGCTCGAACGGATCGGCTGCTACGTCTGCCCCGCGATGCTGGAGAGCGAGTACGAGGAGCTGAAACGCCTGCATCCGGAGGTGGCGGCGCGCTGGGAAGAGTTCCTGGGGCGCTGGACGGCGGAGCGGGGGCTCCCGGAGGAGTACCGCACCTGGGGGCTGTGGCGCTGGAAGGAGCTCCCGCCCAAGATGCAGAAGGTCTGCCGGGCCCGCGGGATCGACCTGGCGGAGCGGCCGCGGGAGAAGGCAGCGGCGGTCGCGGAACCGCCGCCGACGGCACCGAAGGGGAATCTGGATGCGATCCGATCCGACTTCCCCCTCCTGGCGGACCTGGTCTACCTGGACAGCGCGGCGACGAGCCTCTCCCCGGAGCCCGTGCTGGCGGCGCTGATCGAGTACGAGCACCGCTACCGCGCCAACGTGGGGCGGGGCGTCCACCGCCTCGCCCGGATCGCGACCCAGCGCTACTGGCACGCCCACGAGAAGGTGGCCCGCTTCATCCGGGGCGAGAAGGGGACGACGGTGTTTGTCAAGAACACCACCGAGGCGATCCAGACGGTGGCCCGGGGCCTCCCCTGGCAGCGCGGGGACCGCGTGGTGGCGACCATCCTGGAGCACCACTCCAACCTCCTCCCCTGGATGGACCTCCGGCGGCAGGGCGTCGACCTGGAGGTCGTCGGGATCACCCCCGACTACGCCCTGGATCTCGCCGCCCTCGATGCCGCGATCACCGAGGGCACCCGGCTGGTCGCGGTCTCCCACGCCTCGAACGTGCTCGGGACCCTCACTCCCGTCGCGGAGATCGCCCGCATCTGCCGCGAGCGGGGAGCCCTCCTGCTGGTGGACGGTGCCCAGACCGTGCCTCACCGCCCGATCGACGTGCAGGAGATCGGCTGCGACTTCTTCTGCTTCTCCGGCCACAAGATGTGCGGCCCGACCGGGACCGGGGTGCTCTGGATGCGGGAGGCGGTCCTGGCGCCCCTGATGGTCGGCGGGGGGAGCGTGGAGTCGGTCACCCTGGAGAGCTACACACTGGCGGAGGGCTACCAGCGCTACGAAGGGGGAACGCCGAACATCGGGGGCGGGATCGCGCTGGGCGCCGCCGTCGACTACCTGCAGGGGATCGGGATGGAGCGGATCCGCGTCCACGACGACCGCCTGACGGAGCGGCTGATCGCCGGTCTCTCCCGCCTGCCCCGCGTGCGGGTGTACGTCCCGACAGACCCCCGCCTCCGCACCCCGCTGGTCTCCTTCACGGTCGAGGGGCTCGAGCCGCACGAGGTGGCCCACATCCTGGACGAGGAGGCGGACATCATGGTCCGCTCCGGCCACCACTGCAACATGCCGCTGATGCAGCATCTCGGGCTCGCCAGCGGGACGGTGCGGGCGAGCCTCGCCCTCTACAACACCGAGGCGGACGTGGACCTGCTGCTGGCGACCCTGGATGCGGTCGTGCGGGGGCTCTGA